The proteins below are encoded in one region of Amycolatopsis magusensis:
- a CDS encoding zinc ribbon domain-containing protein — MKAEPAVQRRLLELAKVDAELSRLAHRRRTLPELAEIAELEQELRAKKDALVSVQTSASDLDREVARQEREIDSVRTRTDKDRKAMASGSVGAKQLTELQHELESLQRRQNALEDDLLELMERREALDLDAQRTGAEVDKVTEQLEHAGRRRDEALKDIDTTQARREQDRTELAPKFPEPLVKLYERVRAQRGIGAALLRSRRCGACHLDLDRSTVSEIKTMPEDEIVQCENCNAILVRTMESGL, encoded by the coding sequence GTGAAGGCCGAACCCGCCGTGCAACGCCGCCTGCTGGAGCTCGCCAAGGTCGACGCGGAGCTGTCGCGGCTGGCCCACCGGCGCCGCACGCTGCCGGAGCTGGCCGAGATCGCCGAGCTGGAACAGGAACTGCGGGCGAAGAAGGACGCGCTGGTCTCCGTGCAGACCAGCGCCTCGGACCTCGATCGCGAGGTGGCCCGCCAGGAACGCGAGATCGACTCCGTGCGCACCAGGACCGACAAGGACCGCAAGGCGATGGCGTCCGGCTCGGTCGGCGCCAAGCAGCTGACCGAGCTGCAGCACGAGCTGGAAAGCCTGCAGCGCCGCCAGAACGCGCTCGAAGACGACCTGCTGGAACTGATGGAACGCCGTGAGGCGCTCGATCTGGACGCCCAGCGCACCGGCGCCGAGGTGGACAAGGTCACCGAGCAGCTGGAGCACGCCGGCCGCCGCCGGGACGAGGCGCTCAAGGACATCGACACCACGCAGGCGCGCCGGGAGCAGGACCGCACCGAGCTGGCACCGAAGTTCCCGGAGCCGCTGGTGAAGCTCTACGAACGGGTGCGCGCGCAGCGCGGCATCGGCGCGGCGCTGCTGCGTTCCCGCCGCTGCGGGGCGTGCCACCTCGATCTGGACCGCTCGACCGTCTCCGAGATCAAGACCATGCCCGAGGACGAGATCGTGCAGTGCGAGAACTGCAACGCGATCCTGGTGCGCACCATGGAGTCCGGTCTGTGA
- a CDS encoding Nif3-like dinuclear metal center hexameric protein, translating into MPVQLADVLTALETAYPPELAEPWDAVGLVCGDPTEQVTRVLVCVDPVAATVDEALELGADLIVAHHPLLLKGVHGVPADTTKGKLVHRMIRAGVALFCAHTNADSASPGVSDALAEAIGLRVLRPLAPTREDSVTGLGRIGELPEPEPFQRFVERVSAALPRTRAGVYGAGDPDREIRTVAVSGGSGDSYLGAATAAGVDAYVTADLRHHPAGEHLEAGPWVPALVGLTHWASEWPWCGQASAVMRHALAGNVDIHVSTRCTDPWTIRA; encoded by the coding sequence ATGCCCGTCCAGCTCGCCGACGTCCTCACCGCGCTCGAGACCGCCTACCCGCCTGAACTGGCCGAACCGTGGGACGCGGTCGGCCTGGTCTGCGGGGATCCCACCGAACAGGTGACGCGGGTGCTGGTCTGCGTCGACCCGGTGGCCGCCACCGTCGACGAGGCGCTGGAGCTGGGCGCGGACCTGATCGTCGCGCACCACCCGCTGCTGCTCAAGGGCGTGCACGGGGTGCCTGCCGACACCACCAAGGGCAAGCTCGTGCACCGGATGATCCGCGCGGGCGTGGCCTTGTTCTGCGCGCACACGAACGCCGACTCCGCCAGTCCCGGGGTCTCCGACGCGCTCGCCGAGGCGATCGGGCTGCGGGTGCTGAGGCCGCTCGCGCCGACGCGCGAGGACAGCGTCACCGGGCTCGGCCGCATCGGTGAACTCCCCGAGCCGGAACCGTTCCAGCGGTTCGTCGAGCGGGTGTCCGCCGCGCTGCCGCGGACCCGCGCCGGGGTCTACGGCGCCGGCGACCCGGACCGCGAGATCCGCACGGTGGCGGTGTCCGGCGGTTCCGGTGACAGCTACCTCGGCGCCGCGACCGCCGCCGGGGTGGACGCCTACGTCACCGCTGATCTCCGCCACCACCCCGCCGGGGAGCACCTCGAAGCCGGGCCGTGGGTGCCCGCGCTGGTCGGCTTGACCCACTGGGCCAGCGAATGGCCCTGGTGCGGGCAAGCCTCGGCCGTCATGCGGCACGCGCTTGCCGGTAACGTCGACATCCACGTCTCCACGCGGTGCACCGACCCGTGGACGATCCGCGCTTGA
- a CDS encoding chorismate mutase, whose protein sequence is MRRRFTTVLLTAAFLLTAPAAVAAPSAPSALHPLAELSGQRVQLANKVAAAKFGTTQPIDDPVREQQILDGVAAKAPGLGLDPAAAVEFFRDQIEANKVVQRGLYDYWTANPEQAPTHRPDLPTEIRPVIDRINEGLLTELAATSAVRARPSCGVRLVLAIRAVDRELNFYELHRRALRRSLDSACEGH, encoded by the coding sequence ATGCGCCGTCGGTTCACCACCGTCCTGCTCACCGCCGCCTTCCTGCTGACCGCGCCCGCCGCGGTGGCCGCACCGTCGGCACCGTCCGCCTTGCATCCGCTGGCCGAGCTGTCCGGGCAGCGCGTGCAGCTCGCGAACAAGGTCGCCGCCGCTAAGTTCGGCACTACCCAGCCGATCGACGATCCGGTGCGCGAGCAGCAGATCCTCGACGGCGTGGCGGCCAAGGCACCCGGGCTCGGGCTGGACCCGGCCGCCGCGGTCGAGTTCTTCCGCGACCAGATCGAGGCGAACAAGGTGGTCCAGCGCGGGCTGTACGACTACTGGACGGCGAACCCGGAGCAGGCGCCGACCCACCGCCCCGACCTGCCGACCGAGATCCGGCCGGTGATCGATCGGATCAACGAGGGGCTGCTCACCGAACTGGCGGCCACCTCGGCGGTCCGGGCCCGGCCGTCGTGCGGAGTGCGGCTGGTGCTGGCGATCCGGGCGGTCGATCGTGAGCTGAACTTCTACGAGCTGCACCGGCGTGCCCTCCGCCGATCACTGGACTCCGCCTGCGAGGGACACTAG
- a CDS encoding low molecular weight protein-tyrosine-phosphatase — MSLHVSFVCSGNICRSPMAALVFREQLRRAGLADRVRVSSAGIGPWHVGEPADGRARATLTGAGYPVDHIAAQVDADHLAADLLLAADQSHFAELSRKVDDPDRVRLLRDFDPSAGPDAEVPDPYYGGNDGFTDVLGMIERSMPGLLDWVRERL; from the coding sequence GTGAGTCTCCACGTGTCTTTCGTCTGCTCGGGCAACATCTGCCGCTCACCCATGGCGGCACTGGTCTTCCGCGAGCAGCTGCGCCGGGCCGGGCTGGCCGACCGGGTGCGGGTGAGCAGCGCGGGCATCGGCCCGTGGCACGTCGGCGAGCCCGCCGACGGCCGGGCGCGCGCGACGCTGACCGGCGCCGGCTACCCGGTCGACCACATCGCCGCCCAGGTCGACGCCGACCACCTCGCCGCGGACCTGCTGCTGGCGGCCGACCAGAGCCACTTCGCCGAGCTAAGCCGCAAGGTCGACGACCCGGACCGGGTCCGGCTGCTGCGTGACTTCGATCCGTCCGCCGGGCCGGACGCCGAGGTGCCGGACCCGTACTACGGCGGCAACGACGGGTTCACCGACGTGCTGGGCATGATCGAGCGGAGCATGCCCGGGCTGCTGGACTGGGTGCGCGAGCGGCTGTGA
- a CDS encoding fructosamine kinase family protein, with amino-acid sequence MKAVERLLGESVTRSTPLGGTAYRVETGSRTVVAKRGPVQAEAAGLRWLGEYGDVPVPEVLAADDEWLVTSYVESGSPGVAAAEEFGRGLAALHARGAEAFGAPPPGGPVDAWMGPEPMRNVGHETWASFYAAERISPYVRSAADRGLYGPDEVAVFEGLCRRLDELGVPEEPPARLHGDAWSGNVLWSTDGRVWLIDPAAHGGYREGDLAMLALFGTPQLDRLLAAYDEAAPLGDGWRERVGLHQLFPLLVHAVAFGGGYAGQALAIARGVG; translated from the coding sequence GTGAAGGCGGTCGAGCGGCTCCTGGGCGAGTCGGTCACGCGGTCGACGCCGCTCGGCGGCACGGCCTATCGGGTCGAGACCGGCTCGCGGACCGTGGTCGCCAAGCGGGGGCCGGTCCAGGCCGAGGCCGCCGGGCTGCGGTGGCTCGGCGAGTACGGCGATGTCCCGGTGCCGGAGGTGCTCGCTGCGGATGACGAGTGGTTGGTCACTTCGTACGTCGAGAGCGGCAGCCCTGGCGTTGCGGCCGCCGAGGAGTTCGGGCGGGGGCTTGCGGCGTTGCACGCACGGGGAGCCGAGGCGTTCGGCGCGCCGCCGCCGGGTGGTCCGGTCGACGCGTGGATGGGGCCGGAGCCGATGCGCAACGTCGGGCACGAGACGTGGGCCTCGTTCTACGCCGCCGAGCGGATCTCGCCGTATGTGCGGTCCGCGGCGGATCGGGGGTTGTACGGACCTGACGAGGTCGCGGTCTTCGAAGGGCTTTGCCGTCGGCTCGACGAGCTGGGGGTGCCCGAGGAACCACCGGCTCGGCTGCACGGCGACGCCTGGAGCGGGAACGTGCTGTGGTCGACCGACGGCCGGGTGTGGCTGATCGACCCGGCCGCGCACGGTGGGTACCGGGAGGGAGACTTGGCGATGCTGGCGCTGTTCGGCACGCCCCAGCTGGACCGGCTCCTCGCCGCGTACGACGAGGCGGCGCCGCTGGGTGACGGGTGGCGCGAGCGGGTCGGGCTGCACCAGCTGTTCCCTCTGTTGGTGCACGCCGTGGCGTTCGGGGGTGGGTACGCGGGGCAGGCGCTGGCCATCGCACGCGGGGTTGGGTGA
- a CDS encoding SURF1 family cytochrome oxidase biogenesis protein codes for MRFKFLLRPSWLALTLVVFAFAATCYTLLAPWQFSRDSERETQNAALQESFTAEPRSVEAVLPGGTAPTEDTQWDRVTFTGTYVADAEVIARLRTVLGEPAFEVLTPMRTTDGQIVLVDRGVVRPDDRTRVPAYAAPPAAPVTVVARVRIDETDPKARDAFADESTDGRLHSYTVDSRVVARATGLPIRPGYFQLDENQPGGLEPLPLPKLEAGPFFSYALQWIAFGTMAVLGWLYFTVRELKPGGALAGEPRSRPGSDRRKTVAQMLAEDDDEETFGTPAPPRQATPQ; via the coding sequence GTGCGGTTCAAGTTCCTGCTCAGGCCGAGCTGGCTGGCGTTGACGCTGGTGGTGTTCGCGTTCGCGGCCACCTGCTACACGCTGCTGGCGCCCTGGCAGTTCAGCCGCGACAGCGAGCGCGAGACGCAGAACGCCGCGTTGCAGGAGTCGTTCACCGCGGAGCCGCGGTCGGTGGAGGCCGTGCTGCCCGGCGGGACCGCGCCGACCGAGGACACGCAGTGGGACCGGGTCACGTTCACCGGCACCTACGTGGCGGACGCCGAGGTGATCGCGCGGCTGCGGACCGTGCTGGGTGAGCCCGCGTTCGAGGTGCTGACGCCGATGCGGACCACCGACGGGCAGATCGTGCTGGTGGACCGGGGCGTGGTCCGGCCGGACGACCGCACCCGGGTCCCGGCCTACGCGGCGCCGCCCGCTGCGCCGGTCACCGTGGTCGCGCGGGTGCGCATCGACGAGACGGACCCGAAGGCGCGGGACGCCTTCGCCGACGAGTCCACGGATGGGCGGCTGCACAGCTACACGGTCGATTCGCGGGTGGTCGCGCGGGCGACCGGGCTGCCGATCCGGCCGGGGTACTTCCAGCTGGACGAGAACCAGCCGGGTGGGCTGGAACCGCTGCCGCTGCCGAAACTGGAGGCGGGACCGTTCTTCTCGTACGCGCTGCAGTGGATCGCCTTCGGCACCATGGCGGTGCTGGGGTGGCTGTACTTCACCGTGCGGGAGCTGAAGCCGGGAGGCGCGCTGGCCGGTGAGCCGCGCTCTCGTCCTGGCTCGGACCGGCGGAAAACGGTTGCCCAGATGCTGGCCGAAGACGACGACGAAGAAACCTTCGGTACCCCCGCACCTCCGCGGCAAGCAACTCCCCAGTAG
- a CDS encoding cobalamin biosynthesis protein CobD/CbiB, whose protein sequence is MSAGRAIGLLLGVAADGIVGHPKDGRPVAGFARVARALEKRIYADHPVPGAVHAGLLAGGAVVLGVLTERAGRRSPVLQATGTAITTWAVLGGAALAIDGTELARDLETGRLDSARDTLSELDPRDTDGLTVIALSRASVETVAESTSDAVVSPLFWGAVAGAPGLLGARAVKVLRRMNSSPARNQRFGWVVVRLDELINLLPTRLAAALTVSGAPVVGGSAAGAWRAWQRDASAHPSPNAGRVEAAFAGALEIRLGGRTVYPHGVEELPVLGDGRNPDAGHVTRAVELSRVVGWLAGLTSALIALLIGLRHRRP, encoded by the coding sequence GTGAGCGCGGGGCGCGCGATCGGACTGTTGCTGGGGGTGGCCGCGGACGGCATCGTCGGGCACCCGAAAGACGGCCGTCCGGTCGCCGGGTTCGCCCGCGTGGCGCGGGCGCTGGAGAAGCGGATCTACGCCGACCACCCGGTGCCGGGTGCGGTGCACGCCGGCCTGCTGGCCGGGGGCGCGGTGGTGCTCGGCGTGCTGACCGAGCGCGCGGGCCGCCGCAGCCCGGTGCTGCAGGCGACCGGCACGGCGATCACCACGTGGGCCGTGCTCGGGGGCGCGGCACTGGCGATCGACGGCACCGAGCTGGCGCGGGACCTGGAGACCGGCAGGCTGGACTCCGCACGCGACACCCTGTCCGAATTGGACCCGCGGGACACGGACGGGCTGACCGTCATCGCGCTTTCGCGGGCTTCGGTGGAGACGGTCGCGGAGAGCACTTCGGACGCTGTCGTGTCACCCCTGTTCTGGGGCGCGGTCGCGGGTGCGCCGGGGTTGCTGGGTGCGCGGGCGGTGAAGGTGCTGCGGCGGATGAACTCTTCGCCGGCGAGGAACCAGCGGTTCGGGTGGGTCGTGGTCCGGCTGGACGAGCTGATCAACCTGCTGCCGACACGGCTGGCCGCCGCCCTGACCGTCAGCGGCGCGCCGGTGGTGGGCGGCTCGGCCGCGGGCGCGTGGCGGGCCTGGCAACGGGACGCCTCCGCCCACCCGAGCCCGAACGCGGGCCGGGTCGAAGCCGCCTTCGCCGGTGCACTGGAAATCCGCCTCGGCGGCCGGACGGTCTACCCCCACGGCGTCGAAGAACTCCCCGTCCTGGGCGACGGCCGCAACCCGGACGCCGGCCACGTCACCCGAGCCGTCGAACTCTCGCGCGTAGTCGGCTGGCTAGCCGGCCTCACCTCCGCCCTAATCGCCCTCCTAATCGGCCTACGCCACCGCCGCCCCTAA
- a CDS encoding gluconokinase, which yields MTVVVVMGVSGSGKTTVGTALAEALGVAYAEADSFHPEANIEKMTAGTPLTDEDRWPWLEAIAGWIREHGETGGVVTSSALKRRYRDVLRGGGDVWFVHLNGPREVIAQRLAGRSGHFMPPSLLDSQFADLEPLDADERGQVLDITEPPAALVRKALDELAGERR from the coding sequence ATGACGGTCGTGGTCGTGATGGGCGTGTCCGGGTCTGGCAAAACCACCGTGGGCACCGCGCTGGCGGAAGCCCTCGGCGTCGCCTACGCCGAGGCGGATTCGTTCCACCCGGAGGCGAACATCGAGAAGATGACCGCGGGCACCCCGCTCACCGACGAGGACCGCTGGCCCTGGCTCGAAGCCATCGCCGGCTGGATCCGCGAGCACGGGGAGACCGGCGGCGTGGTCACCTCGTCGGCGTTGAAGCGGCGGTACCGCGACGTGCTCCGCGGCGGTGGCGATGTCTGGTTCGTGCACCTGAACGGCCCGCGCGAGGTCATCGCGCAGCGGCTGGCCGGGCGGTCGGGCCACTTCATGCCGCCGTCGCTGCTGGACTCGCAGTTCGCCGACCTCGAACCGCTGGACGCCGACGAGCGGGGTCAGGTGCTCGACATCACCGAGCCGCCCGCCGCGCTCGTCCGGAAGGCACTGGACGAGCTAGCCGGGGAACGCCGCTGA
- a CDS encoding AAA family ATPase, translating to MTTSSALAPARRPAELVGAGPFFGREKELDTIGGLLARAREGLESHVMVFGEFGGGKTALLDAAARRARAQGFTVAIARGARLEVRLAGGILHQLSDALLEVIDSDGTAALPAPVRSNSEFDALESFQLLVRTAAARRPLFLAVDDVHLADAWSLRCLAYARPRLTGHRVVIATTANRGLAPLSEISLPELTGTTPEVIELGGLDLPGVAGLVRAATGRQDAGFAAACREVTGGNPYLLRSLVSTLQHRTHKIGELTAEQVRAVSVPLIGEILRVRLRGLPGTTDVARAVAVLGEDATLEAVGALAGLSPRATLRAVDTLVRLHVLADSYPPGFTYSYVRNGVLDDMCVAEQAASHATAARLLFDAGVPDERVAAHLLEAGPIRLPWGVEVLRRAARRAVHQKNPDLAGACLRRALDERLPPDRRLAVQLELGHVEFGLDRSAGRTRLRDALAMAEDPGAAAEVAETMVLGSCGDAANRLAISVATEVIARLGSDQREVAQRLRYTTYLAAAGGSRHPSACAQRVFDDLRAEIPENDQLRRIHALLVAVAHAREAGSHADFLRYAAEALDGDSIPAFGQPYVFALFSAALADEPEHAERFRRLVEGMREPHDYHLRKGIAASLAHGMAIHLLGDLPKARTFFASPVRMFLDSGAANDCPMATLCLAWHAEVLVDLGRLDEATAMLSHVTVGELFSDAYLLFARGKLRLAAGEGQGALDDLLECGKRLEERGLINPAVLAWREQAVRAYLLLGDRDQAGELAAENLRLSKLWGTPRVVGTALLAVGIAGDDGDDAEHALQSAIEALSASPAKLRLAEALYELGSLLRRRGHPEKAVPQLRRAVDLTAQCAAEPLSRLAGRELRACESALSETKTSTHGLTKQENRVAAMAVQGLTNRQIADALHLTRRTVELHLSGAYRKLGISGRGDLSAAFPG from the coding sequence GTGACAACGTCTTCCGCGCTGGCGCCTGCCCGAAGACCAGCCGAGCTGGTGGGCGCCGGGCCGTTCTTCGGCCGCGAGAAGGAGCTGGACACCATCGGCGGCCTCCTCGCGCGCGCCAGAGAAGGCCTCGAGTCGCACGTCATGGTCTTCGGCGAGTTCGGCGGCGGCAAGACCGCGCTGCTCGACGCCGCCGCCCGCCGCGCGCGGGCGCAGGGCTTCACCGTGGCCATCGCCCGCGGCGCCCGCCTGGAGGTCCGCCTGGCGGGCGGCATCCTGCACCAGCTTTCCGACGCGCTGCTCGAGGTCATCGACAGCGACGGCACCGCGGCACTGCCCGCCCCGGTCCGCTCGAACTCCGAGTTCGACGCGCTCGAGTCCTTCCAGCTGCTGGTCCGGACCGCCGCGGCCCGCCGCCCGCTGTTCCTCGCCGTCGACGACGTGCACCTGGCCGACGCCTGGTCGCTGCGCTGCCTGGCCTACGCCCGGCCCCGGCTGACCGGGCACCGCGTGGTCATCGCCACCACCGCGAACCGCGGGCTCGCCCCGCTCAGCGAGATCTCCCTGCCGGAGCTGACCGGCACCACGCCCGAGGTCATCGAGCTGGGCGGGCTCGACCTGCCCGGGGTGGCCGGCCTGGTGCGCGCGGCGACCGGACGGCAGGACGCCGGGTTCGCCGCCGCCTGCCGCGAGGTCACCGGCGGCAACCCGTACCTGCTGCGTTCGCTGGTCAGCACCCTGCAGCACCGGACGCACAAGATCGGTGAGCTGACCGCCGAGCAGGTCCGTGCGGTCTCCGTGCCGCTGATCGGCGAAATACTGCGCGTCCGGTTGCGCGGCCTTCCCGGCACCACCGACGTGGCCCGCGCGGTGGCCGTGCTCGGCGAGGACGCCACGCTCGAAGCCGTCGGCGCGCTGGCCGGGTTGTCCCCGCGCGCGACCCTGCGGGCGGTGGACACGCTGGTCCGGCTGCACGTGCTGGCCGACAGCTATCCCCCGGGGTTCACCTACTCCTACGTGCGCAACGGCGTGCTCGACGACATGTGCGTCGCCGAGCAGGCCGCCAGCCACGCCACCGCCGCCCGCCTGCTGTTCGACGCGGGCGTGCCCGACGAGCGGGTCGCCGCGCACCTGCTGGAAGCGGGCCCGATCCGGCTGCCGTGGGGCGTGGAGGTGCTGCGCCGGGCCGCCCGGCGCGCGGTGCACCAGAAGAACCCCGACCTGGCCGGCGCCTGCCTGCGCCGCGCGCTCGACGAGCGGCTGCCGCCGGACCGGCGGCTGGCCGTGCAGCTGGAACTCGGGCACGTGGAGTTCGGCCTCGACCGCTCCGCCGGGCGGACACGCCTGCGTGACGCGCTGGCCATGGCCGAGGACCCCGGTGCCGCGGCGGAGGTCGCCGAGACGATGGTGCTCGGCTCCTGCGGTGACGCGGCGAACCGGCTGGCCATCTCGGTGGCCACCGAGGTGATCGCCCGGCTCGGCTCCGACCAGCGCGAAGTCGCCCAGCGGCTGCGCTACACCACCTACCTCGCCGCGGCCGGTGGCTCACGGCACCCGTCGGCGTGCGCCCAGCGGGTCTTCGACGACCTGCGCGCGGAGATCCCCGAGAACGACCAGTTGCGGCGCATCCACGCGCTGCTGGTCGCGGTCGCGCACGCCAGGGAAGCCGGTTCGCACGCCGACTTCCTGCGGTACGCGGCCGAGGCGCTCGACGGCGACTCGATCCCCGCGTTCGGCCAGCCGTACGTGTTCGCCCTGTTCAGCGCGGCACTGGCGGACGAGCCGGAGCACGCCGAGCGGTTCCGCAGGCTCGTCGAGGGCATGCGCGAGCCGCACGACTACCACCTGCGCAAGGGCATCGCCGCGTCACTGGCCCACGGCATGGCCATCCACCTGCTCGGCGACCTGCCGAAGGCCCGCACGTTCTTCGCCTCGCCGGTGCGGATGTTCCTCGACTCCGGCGCGGCGAACGACTGCCCGATGGCCACGCTGTGCCTCGCCTGGCACGCCGAAGTCCTGGTCGACCTCGGCAGGCTGGACGAAGCGACCGCGATGCTGTCGCACGTCACCGTCGGCGAGCTGTTCTCCGACGCGTACCTGCTGTTCGCGCGCGGCAAGCTCCGGCTGGCCGCCGGCGAGGGCCAGGGCGCGCTGGACGACCTGCTCGAGTGCGGGAAGCGGCTCGAAGAGCGCGGGCTGATCAACCCTGCGGTGCTCGCCTGGCGCGAGCAGGCCGTGCGTGCGTACCTGCTGCTCGGCGACCGTGATCAGGCCGGGGAACTGGCGGCGGAGAACCTGCGGCTGTCGAAGTTGTGGGGCACCCCGCGCGTGGTCGGCACGGCGTTGCTGGCGGTCGGCATCGCGGGCGACGACGGTGACGACGCCGAGCACGCCCTGCAGTCCGCGATCGAGGCGCTGTCGGCGTCACCGGCGAAGCTGCGGCTGGCCGAGGCGCTGTACGAGCTGGGCTCGCTGCTGCGGCGGCGCGGGCACCCGGAGAAGGCGGTACCCCAGCTGCGGCGGGCGGTGGACCTGACCGCGCAGTGCGCGGCGGAGCCGCTGTCGAGGCTGGCCGGGCGCGAGCTGCGGGCGTGCGAGTCGGCGCTGAGCGAGACGAAGACCAGCACGCACGGGCTCACCAAGCAGGAGAACCGGGTCGCCGCGATGGCGGTGCAGGGGCTGACGAACCGGCAGATCGCCGACGCGCTGCACCTGACCAGGCGGACGGTGGAGCTGCACCTGTCCGGCGCCTACCGCAAGCTCGGGATCTCGGGCCGCGGCGACCTGTCAGCGGCGTTCCCCGGCTAG
- a CDS encoding zf-HC2 domain-containing protein — translation MDVLNSRHSALAAYAMDALDEGGARKFERHLSRCRRCQGELTDYHRAGLFGLLRDAAETGMLNPLLDTIPHQRTPEAADEPPAVPLRRRLLSCRSRLRRVLLLVGR, via the coding sequence ATGGATGTGCTGAATTCACGGCATTCCGCGCTCGCGGCGTACGCAATGGACGCGCTGGACGAGGGCGGGGCCCGGAAATTCGAGCGGCACCTCTCGCGGTGCCGGCGCTGCCAGGGGGAGCTGACGGACTACCACCGGGCGGGGCTCTTCGGCCTGCTCCGCGACGCGGCGGAGACCGGCATGCTCAACCCGCTGCTGGACACCATCCCCCACCAGCGGACCCCGGAAGCAGCCGACGAGCCCCCGGCGGTGCCGTTGCGGCGGCGACTGCTGTCGTGCCGGTCTCGGTTGCGCCGGGTGCTGCTGCTGGTGGGAAGGTGA
- a CDS encoding sigma-70 family RNA polymerase sigma factor, which yields MEITGMTRNGPDEELVTMLYHQFRDRLFSHVLRLTNYDRQWTEDVVQETLIRAWQNSATLTREPGMLRGWLLTVARRIVIDGWRSRQARPQEVELLRPEMAGCPDETDQSLSVMVIVDVISRLSNEQRAAIYQTYVKGHTVREAAKILQVPEGTVKSRLHKSMRLIRNALQEWS from the coding sequence ATGGAAATTACCGGAATGACCCGAAACGGTCCCGACGAAGAACTGGTGACGATGCTGTATCACCAGTTCCGCGACAGACTTTTCAGCCATGTGCTCCGACTGACCAATTATGATCGGCAGTGGACGGAAGACGTGGTGCAGGAGACGCTGATCCGCGCCTGGCAGAACTCCGCCACGCTGACCAGGGAACCCGGCATGCTCCGGGGCTGGTTGCTGACCGTCGCGCGGCGCATCGTCATCGACGGCTGGCGCTCGCGGCAGGCCCGCCCACAGGAAGTCGAACTACTTCGTCCAGAAATGGCGGGCTGTCCGGACGAGACCGATCAATCGCTTTCGGTCATGGTGATTGTCGACGTCATCAGCAGGCTCAGCAACGAGCAGCGGGCGGCCATTTATCAAACGTATGTGAAAGGTCACACCGTGCGGGAGGCCGCCAAAATTCTGCAGGTTCCCGAAGGCACCGTGAAATCGCGGCTGCACAAGTCCATGCGGCTGATCAGGAATGCACTGCAGGAGTGGAGCTGA
- a CDS encoding DUF4142 domain-containing protein, whose product MANPAVPPGPRRLLSLLAVCLLSVASLLCGASLASAQGELSPSDEEILVKVRLAGLWEGPISQLMFERSTNPKVKDVGKHLSEEHAVLDGEVQKTAAQVGVSLPSQPTAQQQGWMDEISGKTGADADRTYVNLARAAHGTVFPLVSTVRATTKNDAVRSFAQKAVNAVMRHMTLLESTGLARADSLTSAPAQSAAPAAAQGQQAGVAGSRSVTSAAVQNTGDELGFGSVVLGVLAGLVAIAATLGLVRWFGAYRRGSRHAGD is encoded by the coding sequence ATGGCCAACCCCGCGGTACCCCCCGGCCCGCGCCGGCTGCTTTCCCTGCTCGCGGTGTGCCTGCTGAGCGTGGCCTCTCTGCTGTGCGGCGCTTCCCTCGCTTCGGCGCAGGGTGAACTGAGCCCGAGCGACGAGGAGATCCTGGTCAAGGTGCGGCTGGCCGGGCTGTGGGAGGGCCCGATCAGCCAGCTGATGTTCGAGCGCTCGACCAACCCGAAGGTCAAGGACGTCGGCAAGCACCTGTCCGAGGAACACGCGGTGCTCGACGGCGAGGTGCAGAAGACCGCCGCGCAGGTGGGTGTGAGCCTGCCCAGCCAGCCGACCGCGCAGCAGCAGGGCTGGATGGACGAGATCTCCGGCAAGACCGGCGCCGACGCCGACCGCACCTACGTCAACCTCGCCCGCGCCGCGCACGGCACGGTCTTCCCGCTGGTCTCCACCGTGCGCGCGACCACCAAGAACGACGCGGTCCGCTCCTTCGCGCAGAAGGCGGTGAACGCGGTGATGCGTCACATGACCCTGCTGGAGAGCACCGGGCTGGCCCGCGCCGACTCGCTGACCAGCGCCCCGGCCCAGTCCGCCGCCCCGGCCGCCGCACAGGGCCAGCAGGCGGGCGTGGCTGGCAGCCGGTCGGTGACCAGCGCCGCGGTGCAGAACACCGGTGACGAACTGGGCTTCGGCAGTGTGGTGCTCGGCGTGCTGGCCGGACTGGTGGCCATCGCCGCCACGCTCGGCCTGGTGCGCTGGTTCGGCGCCTACCGCCGCGGCTCCCGCCACGCGGGCGACTGA